The Geminocystis sp. NIES-3708 genomic sequence GGATTTTTTAGCTCAAAAAGAAGAACAAAATTATCTCAATGATTTATTAATGCAAATTAATGTTCAAATTGAAGAATTAGTAGTTGGTCATACTTCTCGTTTAGTGGGAAGAACTGTCAGAGAGCTAGAAATTAGGGGAAAAGGGGCATTTATTGTGGTGGCTTTAAGACGAGGAAATGAACCTTTAATTACTCATCCTAATCCATCTTTATTACTCAATTCTGGCGATATTTTGATTGTATTAGGGCATCAAGAAGATTTACCACAATTCGCTCGTTTTTATCAACTTAATCGTAATAATCAATCTCAAGGAATTAAAAGTTCATACAACGACAGGGTTTGATTTCAACCTCTATATAAATAAAGTATTTCCATCTTTAATTATGTTACTAAGATATATCTTTACTCACAAGATTTATAAGTATTTATCCCAGTCTCCTAGTCTTAGGAAATCACCTTTTCAGCAAAAGCTATTCATAAACGGTGTCTCAGTTATCATTTAATTGATCAAAAAAATGTCATAACTCATATTGTTAACTAGACTTACCTACTTAGATGATTGATCAACTTTGGTTATTAATTTGTTCTGGATTAGTGTTATTAATGCAAGGCGGTTTTATGTGTCTTGAGTCGGGATTAACTCGCTCAAAAAATAGTATTAATGTAGCTGTAAAAAACTTTGCCGATTTTGCGGTATCTGTCTTGTTATTTTGGGCTTTTGGCTATGCCTTAATGTTTGGAGTTTCTCAAACAGGGTGGTTTGGCACAACTAATTTTTTCTTTTCTTCCTCCACACAACCTTCAATAGCCGTCTTTTTTATCTTTCAAGCTATGTTTTGTGGTACTTCTACTACTATCATCTCAGGAGCAGTAGCCGAAAGATTACAATTTATTGCTTATTTAATTGTTGCTATTCTTGTTTCAGCTTTTATTTATCCTTTATTTGGTAATTGGGCATGGAATGATCATGGTTGGCTGAAGGAAATAGGTTTTATTGATTTTGCTGGAAGTACTGTTGTTCATAGTATTGGAGCATGGGTAAGTTTAGGCACATTGATGGTTATTGGCGCTCGTAATGGACGATTTTCGGCAGGAAAAATCAATAAAATTCAAGGCTCAAATTTACCTTTTGCGGTGTTAGGTGCTTTACTTTTATGGGTAGGGTGGATTGGTTTTAATGGTGGTAGTACTTTTGCTTTAAACGAAAAAGTTCCTGATATTATTCTTCATACCATTCTTTCAGGAGTGGGAGGTATGATTTGCGGTATGATTCTGTCTTATGTTCAAAATCAACGTATTGAAGTAGAAGAATTAATTAATGGTAGTTTAGCTGGATTAGTAGGGATTACAGCGAGTTGTCATCTAGTCTCAAGCCCTGTAGCTTTAATGATAGGTGTTAGCAGTGCTGGTGTCACGAATTTAGTTTCTGGGAATCTTAAACGCTGGGGTATTGATGATGCGGTGGATGCTGTGCCTGTTCATGGTGGGGCAGGTATTTGGGGTACAATTTGTGTGGGTTTATTTGGCAATTTAGAGTTACTTAATCATAGTCGTGGCACTCAAATTTTAATACAGTTAACAGGGATAAGTGTTGCTTTACTTTGGGCTTTTG encodes the following:
- a CDS encoding ammonium transporter; protein product: MIDQLWLLICSGLVLLMQGGFMCLESGLTRSKNSINVAVKNFADFAVSVLLFWAFGYALMFGVSQTGWFGTTNFFFSSSTQPSIAVFFIFQAMFCGTSTTIISGAVAERLQFIAYLIVAILVSAFIYPLFGNWAWNDHGWLKEIGFIDFAGSTVVHSIGAWVSLGTLMVIGARNGRFSAGKINKIQGSNLPFAVLGALLLWVGWIGFNGGSTFALNEKVPDIILHTILSGVGGMICGMILSYVQNQRIEVEELINGSLAGLVGITASCHLVSSPVALMIGVSSAGVTNLVSGNLKRWGIDDAVDAVPVHGGAGIWGTICVGLFGNLELLNHSRGTQILIQLTGISVALLWAFGLTFILLSLINRYYSLRVSAEDEEVGLNISEHGASTDTYELFSVMDTQARNQDLTLRVPVQPFTEIGHIAHRYNQVMDALEVNHRQNVESLEELYTITATAVSAIENNYFQPSDFDDFCDRPDDLGILARALQQMLEKLNKQQKDLICAQQQLTLAEKDKEKLIQDIIMKILETRFPENNENIINLINSLSLAEKINLISETLKVKKIDELSLLINNLQ